CTGATCATCACTTTTTTTTCAGTCGAAATAGTTTCGGCACAATCATCAGATGACTTAATCAATTTACTAATTCAAAAAGGCATTGTAAAACAAACTGATGCTGATTCGCTTCGTGCTGAATATGCTTTCAAACAACAAGAAGTAAAAGAAAAACAAAAACTATTTAATGTTCTTTCCAGCCGCAATATTACTATTGGTGGTTACACCCAGGTTCGCTATCAATCTTTACAAGAGCCAGGAAAGCCAGACGGCTTTGACATAAGAAGAGCTCGCTTTGATCTAAAAGGTAATTTTTCGCCAGAATGGGAATACCGATTACAAACCGATTTTGCAATCAGTACCAAAATAATAGATGCCTATTTTGTCTACAAACCATTTGAGTTCTTAAAAATAACAGGAGGACAATTTTTAATTCCCAATTCATTAGAAAGTACCACTTCGGACAATTTATTAGAAACCATTGACCGCGCTCAAATAAGTGGCTTAACAGGGCGAAATAAAGATGCAATAGGAGATCAAAATGGCCGCGATATAGGAATACAAGCGAGTGGTAGTTTATTCAAAACAGCTTCAAATCGTTTTTTACTAGATTATTATGTAGCTTATTTTGATGGACAAGGAATCAATATCGCTGCCGATAAAAACGAATCCAAAGACATTACAGCTAGAATTGTAGGTCATCCTTATTCCTTTTTGGATTTTGGTATCTCATATTCAAACGGTCATGACTCATGGACTACGCCAGCTAGAAACCAAGACCAAGTACGTACTGGAGCTGATGTCGCAGTAAATTATAATGACTTTTCATTTAGAGCCGAATATTTACAAGCACAACAAGGCACTTATATTGTAAATGGAGTAAATAGAGATCTACTTAAGGACGGCTGGTATGCGCAGCTAGGCTATTTTGCACTACCAAAAAAACTACAATTTGTAGCAAAATACGACACGTTTGACCCTACAAAAAACAATCCTAAAAACGACATAACTTCATTCTATACACTTGGTGCCAATTTATATCCAAATTCATTTGTGAAATTTCAAGTCAACTACAAGCACAAAAGTGAACAAGGATATTCAATCAACAAAGATGAAGTCATCGCACAACTACAATTAAAATTCTAATTAATAAAATCCCCAAAATAAATAAAATGAAAACAAATAAAATCACATTAGTAGCCGTAATAATTTTAGTATTGGCAAATGCGACCGCTTCAAAAGTAGCGGCACAAGATTTAAAAGGAAATATCAGTATCTCTGGAGCATTTGCTTTGTATCCCATTACAGTAAAATGGGCAGAAGAATTCAAAAAAATCAATCCAAATGTAAAAATTGACATTCAAGCAGGAGGAGCTGGAAAAGGAATAACTGATGTACTTTCTAAAGTAACAGATATTGGTTTAGTATCTCGTGATCTAAATGCGGCAGAGTTTAAAAAAGGAGCTTTTGCCATTGCTGTAACTAAAGATGCTGTGATACCTACAATAAGTGCGACGAGTCCATACAAAAAAGTACTGTATGAAAAAGGAGTTAAAAAAGAGGCATTTAACCACATCTTTATTACTGGAAAATACAAAACATGGAATAACTTAGGTTTTAAAAGCGAAGCTCCAATACATGTTTATACTAGATCTGATGCATCAGGAGCAGCTGAAACTTGGGCTAAATATTTCAATAAAAAACAGGAAGATTTACAAGGTGTGGCTGTTTTTGGTGATCCAGGTTTAGCACAGGCAGTAAAAAGAGATCCTTCTGGATTAGGGTTCAATAATATCGTGTATATCTATGATACCAAAACAAATAAACCAACAAATGGAGTTGTTCCAGTACCAATAGATTTGAATAACAATGGAAAATTAGATCCAGATGAGAATTTTTATGATGATATCGATCAATTAATTGCGGCTATTGTTAGTGGAAAATATCCATCGCCTCCCGCTAGAGATTTATATTTTGTGACTGTAAATAAACCTACTAATCCAATCGTAAAAGAATTTATAAAATACATTCTTACTGATGGACAGAAATTTGTTCAAGAAGCAGGATATATTAAGTTTTCAAAAGAAAAAATCGCTAAAGAGTTAGAGAAAGTAAAATAAATAAATCGTTTCATATTCCCTTTAGCAATAATGGAAAGAACTTATAATTCCTTCTACAATCGAACTAATTGGAGTTTAAATAGTAAAAAATGAAAAACATACGACTCCTGAAAGACAGTGCATTGAGCAAACTATTTTTAGTACTGACACTATTATCAATTTCTACAGTACTATTTATAGGTTTGGGTTTGTTTTACAAATCTTTCCCTCTATTAAAAACACATTCTTTGACTAATTTACTATTTTCATCAGAATGGAAACCTTTCAAAGAAGCCTTCGGATTTTATCCTTTTATTATTGGAACACTATGGGTAACGGCAATAGCAATATGTATCGCATTGCCACTATCAATACTTACGGCAATCTTTCTTTCAGAATATGCTCCAATAAAAATCCGGAAATTGATTTTGCCGCTTATTGAATTATTATCAGGAATACCACCTGTTCTTTTTGGAGTTTGGGGCGTGCTGGTTATCGTTCCATTAATACAAGATAAGATAGCGCCTCATTTTATAACATTCACAACAGGATATTCTATACTGGCAGGAGGGATTGTATTGGCCATTATGATTTTTCCGCTTATTATCAGTATTCTGATAGAAGTGTTTGATAATGTTCCGCAAGAACTAAGAGATGCTTCATTAGCTCTGGGTGCAACAAAATGGCAAACCACAAAAAAAGTACTTCTTAGAAAAACATCTGATGGGATAATAGCGGGAGTAGTTCTGGCCATTTCCAGAGCATTTGGAGAAACTATCGCCGTATTAATGGTTTGTGGAAACTTAGCACAAGTCCCAAATACGGTTTTTGATTCAGGATATCCTTTGCCCGCACTTATTGCTAATAATTATGGAGAAATGATGTCGATTCCTATGTATGACTCGGCACTAATGTTTGCTGCATTACTCCTATTTGTCATTATCTTTTTGTTTAATGCCCTGTCTAGAATTATTTTATTCCGAATTGAAAAAAGAACCAATTAAATCCATCAAGATGAGAAAATTAGAAGAAAATATAGTTAAGTTTTTGATGGTACTCAGTACATTCATCATCAGTAGTACTTTGTTCCTGATATTGTATACCATTTTTTCAAAAGGTATCGGATCCTTGAGTTGGGACATGATTTCAAAAATTCCAGAAGGAGGATTTTACATTGGTAAAGGAGGAGGAATTCTGAATGCTATAATTGGGTCCATATACATCACTATTGGCGCTACATTTCTAGGTCTATTAATCAGCATTCCTGTTGTAATTTACATCAATGTTTATGCAAATAAAAACTCGCTCTTAGCTAACATTACGAGATTGAGTTATGATATTTTATTTGGAATTCCATCGATTGTTTATGGAGCCTTTGGATTTGCCATCATGGTATATATGGGATTAAAAACCTCATTAATAGCGGGTATTATAACAGTAACCTTATTAATAATCCCCATACTTGTACGAGCCATAGATGAAGCGGTACGGGTTATTCCTGAAGAAATGAGCAGTGCGGTTTATTCCCTTGGAGGAACACGTTATGAAACAGCCAAAATTTTATTGCGACAATCTATTCCTGGAATCATAACCGCTATTTTATTATCATTTGGTAGAGCAATTGGTGATGCAGCTTGTGTACTTTTCACTGCTGGTTTTACAGATAGTATTCCAACTTCACTTGATCAACCTGCAGCAACACTGCCACTATCCATATTTTTTCAATTAAGCAGTCCAATACAAGAAGTCCAAAACAGAGCCTATGCATCAGCAGTTATATTAACTATAATAGTTCTGGTTATAAGTATCTCAGCAAAAATAATAAGCAAAAATCTTTCAAAAAATAAAATATGATCATTCAACCACATATTAGTATACAAAACTTAAACGTACACATTGGAGAAAACCACATCCTTAAAAACATCAATCTGGATATTCCTGATAAAAAAGTAACGTCATTAATTGGCCCTTCTGGATGTGGAAAAACAACGCTTTTAAAAACCATGAACCGATTGCTAGACCGACAAACCGATGTACGTGTAGAAGGAAAAGTTTTAGTTGATGGCGAAAACATCTATGATCCAAAAATTGAAGTTACACACATTAGAAAAAAAATGGGATTACTCTCTCAAAGACCTTTTCCATTACCAATGAATATCTATGACAATATTGCCTATGGGCAACGAATTCATGGAAATAATAACAAAAAAGAATTAGATGAAATTGTAGAAAAACAACTTCGGGCTGTAAATCTTTGGGATGAAGTCAAAGACCGATTAAAATCGCCTGCGACACGTTTATCCATAGGGCAACAACAACGATTGTGTTTAGCAAGAGGACTTGCTATTGAACCCGAAATCATTTTGGGTGACGAGCCAACCTCAGCATTGGATCCCATTTCTACACAACATATAGAAGAATTGTTTTTGCAGCTTAAGGACAAATATACCATTGTATTGGTAACACATATCCTTCGACAAGCACGCAGGGTTTCTGACTATATTGGTTTTGTGTATATGGGTGAAATTATTGAATTTGGTCCTACCGAGGAAATATTATTAAACCCGAAAGAAAAATTGACTAAGGACTATGTAAAAGGTTTTTTGAGTTAGATTGTAGCGTTAAAATCCACAGTTTTGTATTTAAAATTAACATATTGATTATAAGTTATTTAACTTATAAAAAAGTGCGTTTATCGTAACTTTAATAGAAAACAAAGCCATGAAAAATTTTGCAATTCAACTCGTGTGGTTTACCACTTTGTATGTATTTATTTTTGCCGGTTTATGTCAATTCAACATCCCATTAGCGGTATTAATCAGTTTACTCATTTTTGGACATTTACTAATACTCTTTATGGTTTATACGGTTCTCAAAGATAAATACACCACTACAAAAACCTTTAAAGACTGGTATGAAGATCATCCCATGGACACTTTGGATGAGTAGAAACACCATTAGTTTCATTAAAGGTATTGATGTAAGAATGCGGCTCAGCTGCTGCTATTTTTGCTATAGGAATAATGGAAGAAGGCATTAAAGTTTCACTACATGCCTTCTTCCTTTTTTTATTGCAAAGATCAAAAATTAACGTACTTTACTTTTTAATACAAAACGATGCAGCAACTTCGGAAAAAAGCGTTTTAAATAAATGCCTAAAACTTCTTTTCCACCAATATAAGCCTCAAATTTATTAGCCTCTACAGCCTTAACTAGTTTTTTAGCAAAGACGCTAACTTCCATTCCGTTTAAGGTTGCAGTATCATCCTTATTTTGTTTTGTACCATCTCCTGTGAGTGCATTTATAGCCACATTAGTTTGAATAAAACCAGGGCAAATTAATGTTACATTGATATTATCTTTTTCATGCTCCATACGTAACACATCAAAAAAACCGTGTAAAGCATGTTTTGCACCACAATAACCGGAACGATATGGAGAGCCAAATTTCCCCATCAAACTGGTAATAGTTACAAAATGTCCTTTTTGATTTTGAATAAAATGAGGCAATAACGCCTTTGATAATGCTACAGTGCCAAGATAATCCACTTCAATCAATTTTTTATCCACTTCAAAGTCTGTTTCTACCAAAAGAGAACGTTGACTTACTCCCCCATTATTTATAAGAATATCAATTTTTCCAAAAAAAGAAATTGCATTGGCTACCTGTTTTTTGGCATTATCAAAATCCGACAAATCAAATGGTAAAACAACCACTTCAGAATTCGCACATTTGGATTTTACCCGTTCTAAGTTTTCAATATTACGCGCCGATGGAATGAGTTTACAATTGCGGCCTGATAACTCATAGGCCAAAGCCTTTCCTATACCACTTGAAGCTCCTGTTATCCAAACTACCTTGTTATTTATGGAATCCATTTTTCTTATAAAAGTAAAAAAGTTTATCGAGTTATTACTAACTCAATAAACTTTCTGAAAACATTGTAGAAATAAAAACTATTTCTCTCTAATATAGATATCTATTGGCACTCCTGAAAAGTCCCAGTTGTCACGAATTTTATTTTCAAGATAACGTTTGTACGGTTCTTTTACGTATTGTGGCATATTGGCAAAAAACACAAACTGAGGCGTTGGTGTTGGTAATTGCATACAATATTTAATTTTTACATATTTCCCTTTTGTTGCTGGTGGCGGGTATGCTTCAATCACTTTCAACATGTATTCGTTGAATTTTGAAGTAGCAATACGTTGTTGTCTGCTTTCGTACACTTTTACCGTAGCTTCTAATGCTTTCAATAAACGTTGTTTTGTTAATGCAGATACAAAAAGAATAGGCACATCCGTAAATGGCATTAATTCTTCTCTAATTTTATCTTCATAATCTCTAGTAGACATGGTTTCTTTTTCAACTAAATCCCATTTGTTTACTAAGATCACAACCCCTTTTCTGTTTTTTTCAGCCAACCAAAAAATACTTTGATCCTGACCTTCAAATCCACGAGTAGCATCAATAATTAAAATACAAATATCAGCATGTTCAATGGCACGAACAGAACGCATTACAGAATAAAATTCTAAATCTTCCTTTACTTTAGCTTTACGACGGATTCCCGCTGTATCCACTAAATTGAATTCGAAACCAAAACGGTCAAATTTTGTATCAATAGAATCACGGGTTGTCCCCGCAATATCAGTAACTATATAACGATCTTTTCCAATCAATGCATTGATAAAACTTGACTTTCCAGCATTTGGACGACCTACAACTGCAAAACGAGGTAATGCAATTTCCTCTTGCGTTGGTTCTGGTTTTATTGGGAATGCTTCAATTAAAGCATCTAATAAATCTCCAGTTCCACTTCCTGAAATACTTGCAAAAGTGTAATATTCCCCTAATCCTAGGTTGTAAAACTCAATAGCATCTTTTTCACGCATTGCGTTATCTACCTTATTTACAGCTAGCAAAACAGGCTTAGTCACTTTACGCAATAATCTCGCAACGGCATCATCCATTGGTGTGATCCCTTCTTCAACATCAACTACAAATATGATAACATCAGCCTCATCGATAGCCAATTCTACTTGTTTACGGATTTCGCCTTCAAAAACATCATCAGAACCACGTACATAACCTCCTGTATCAATTACAGAAAATTCCTTTCCATTCCATTCACTTTTACCATAGTTTCTGTCACGGGTAACTCCCGAAACTGAATCTACTATAGCTTCTCTTCTTTGTATCAGCCTATTAAAAAGGGTTGATTTCCCTACATTAGGTCTTCCTACTATCGCAACAATATTGTTCATAATATAAATTCAAATATTTTGCAAAGGTAGTGTAAAAAGCGTGAATATCAATTATTTTACTATATTAGCTATAATCAACCTTTTAACCCTTTAAAATCGATTAGATGGATACTGAAAATGAGATTACACTTCGTTTGCGTTTTCATAAAGATATTAAAGAAAACAGCGCTTCTCTACTTTTAAAATTCGAAAACTATTCTAAAATAAAATCAGATGATTTCACCATAAAAACAAGTGACAATCATATTTGGCTTGACATTATTGCGTCAAAAAGAAAATATTGGACCCCGCATCTGCATCTAGAATTAGAACCTAAAAGTGATTCCGAAACTCATATTAGAGGATTATATGGACCAGACCCTACACTTTGGACCTTCTTCATGTTTCTCCATTTTATAATTGCAGGTATATTTCTAATTTTTTGTGCGATTGCTTATTCGGACTATATTTTAAAAAATTCCATTACTTTAGATTTGATTATCATCACGTTGATGACTTTCTTTTGGTTTTTCCTATATTATCTAGCTAAATCCATTCGGAAAAAAGGACATCCGCAAATGAACGAATTGGAAAATTATTTTAATACCATTTTAGAATCGTAATAAAAATAAAAAAGCCCCGATACAATCACTAAAGATCGTATCGGGGCTTTTAATATAACTTCAATAAAACTATTGATTGTAACCAAAACGTTTTAACATATTGGCATTGCTTCTCCAGTTTTTATTTACCTTCACATATAGTTCAATATGTATTTGTTTTCCAAAAAACTTCTCTAAATCAGCACGAGAATCCATCCCCACTTTCTTTAAAGCGGCTCCTTTGTGACCTATTACAATTCCTTTTTGAGTTTCGCGCTCCACCATAATCAAAGAACGGATTCTAATGATGTTCTCATCCTCAAAAAACTCTTCGGTTACAATTTCTACCGCATAAGGAATTTCTTTGCTGTAATTCAATAAGATTTTTTCACGAATAGTCTCGTTAACGAAAAAACGTTCCGGTTTATCCGTTAATTGATCTTTTGGATAATAAGCTGGTGATTCTGGTAAAAGAGTAATTATTCTTTGGAAAACTTCAGGAACATTAAAGTTTTGCAATGCTGATATTGGAAAAATTTCGGCATTAGGTACTTTTTCAGCCCAGAAAGCTACTTGTTCTTCTAATTTTTCTTGATTAGAAGTATCTATTTTATTCAATAATAATAGTACTGGAATTTTGGCGTGGATGATTTTATTGAAAAAAGCTTCATCTTTCAAATCTTGCTCTCCTATTTCGACCATGTAAATCAAAATATCAGCATCTTCAAATGCTGACTTTACGAAGTTCATCATCGATTCCTGCATTTCGTATGCTGGCTTAATGATTCCAGGAGTATCCGATAAAATCATTTGAAAATCTTCTCCGTTTACAATCCCTAAAATTCTGTGACGTGTTGTTTGTGCTTTGGAAGTAATGATTGATAACCTTTCTCCAACAAAGGCATTCATCAAAGTTGATTTACCAACATTTGGATTTCCAATGATATTTACAAAACCTGCTTTATGTGACATTTAATATGTATTTATTTTGCAAAGGTAGTTATATCAAGTCAATAGATGAAATAAAACATTTTTTTAAATTTATCTTGCAAATACCAAATTTCGTTGTACCTTTGCACCCGAAACAACGCGGGATAGAGCAGTAGGCAGCTCGTCGGGCTCATAACCCGAAGGTCACAGGTTCGAGTCCTGTTCCCGCTACTAAGTTAATTTTATTGAGATTACAAACGCACATCGCGGGATAGAGCAGTAGGCAGCTCGTCGGGCTCATAACCCGAAGGTCACTGGTTCGAGTCCAGTTCCCGCTACTAAGAAAGCTTCCTAGAAATAGGAGGCTTTTTTCTATTTAAGACGACAATAGCCTGAACATCCTAGTCAATCCCCTCAGTAACTTTTATTATTTAATCGCTTTTTTAAGCTTATCTAAAGAATCATCATTCCATAACTTGATTTGATCTATTGCTAAACCCGCAATTGCCAAAGCGCCTTTTTTACTTAAATGGGTATCATCTGATTTTCCTTCTGGGTAATATGGAATCTCTCCTGGTTTGAAATGTAAATGCAACCCTTTTGATTTTTCGGAACCATATGAAGCTTCTAATAATTCGGAATAATATTCTAAATCTACAAAAGGTACTTTATATTCTTGTGCTACCAGACGAGTTTCTAATGGATAATCACCATGCGTCCCAACTAAAACCCCATTCTCATTAAAATTCCTCCTTGCAATTGATGAAAACAAAATTGGAACTGCTGTAATAGTATTCCCAGGTGGAGGTTATTCACATTTAGCAATAAATAAAGAAGGGAATAAAGTTGCAGAATGGTTAAATACAATGGGGATAACAGCCTATGTATTAAAATATAGGTTACCAACTGATCAAATAATGAAAGATAAAACTACTGGACCATTGCAAGATGCACAAGAAGCAATACGGTACGTGAGACGAAATGCTGCTAAATAGAATATAAATAAAAATAAAATTGGAATTATTGGATTTTCTGCTGGAGGACATTTAGCCTCAACACTAGCTACACATTATAATGAAAAGGTTTATCAATCAACAGACACTACAAATGCTCGTCCAAACTTTTCCCTCTTAATTTACCCAGTAATTTCTATGAATAGTGAGATTACTCATCTAGGCTCACAAACTAATTTATTAGGAAATCAAGCTTCAGCATCATCAATAGAGAAGTTCTCCAATGAGTTACAAGTAACGTCCGAAACTCCAGAGGCTTTTCTTGTCCACGCATCGGATGACACAGTGGTATCAGCAAAAAATAGCATTGTTTATTATGAAGCTTTAATTAAACATAAAGTTCCAGCGGAGCTCCATTTATATGAGAAAGGTGGCCATGGTTTTGGATTGGGTAAAGAACACAGCAGTAAATATTGGACGACTGACTGTCAAAATTGGCTAAAAGAACACAAATATGTTGATTAGAAAAAGTTTCTTTCAAAAAAAAAACCTGTGATGTTTTACATCACAGGTTAAACTAACTAAATTTATCACAAAAACTTATTTTAAAACAACCAAATTTTATAATATATTTTTAATCTTCAGATACTAATGGTCTTTCAACATCCATTTTTACATCTAATAGTACTGCAACACCTTTATCATTAACCATTGTCATATTTAAAGTATCTAATACTGCCAATTTTCTTGATGTTAAACCACTAAACATATTGTATGAAATATTCATTTCTTTTAGATTATTTAATTTCTCTAAATCGAAAGGAACTTGTCCATCCATATTATTTTCAAATAAGCTAAGGTTTTCTAAATTTTCTAAATTCGCAACATTAACACTTAATTTCCCAACTATTTTATTACTATTTAAAAGCAAAACTTTTAATGTTTTTACTTCATAAAGAGAGTTAGGTATTTGACCTTCAATTTCATTATTAAAAACGGCTAAAGTTTCTAAAGATTTTAAATTCCCAATTTGAGAAGGCAATTCACCAGAAATTCTATTCATGTAAAGTTCAAGATCTTTTAAATTATTCATTTCACAAATAGTAGCTGGTATAATTCCAGTCAATTTATTAAACGAAAGATCAAGTACTTTAAGTTCTTTTAAATTTTCCAAAGCATAAGGTATACTTCCAGAAATATTATTTTTATGTAAATTTAATTCTTGCAAATTGACTAAGCTTGAAATTTCACTAGGAATTTCACCAACTAAGTTATTATCAGATAAATTGATTGCAATTACTTTGTCTCCATCCAATTTGACACCATACCAAGTAGAAATTGGGGTATTTAAATCCCATTTTGTAGTCCAATTGTCTCCATTAGTTGCTTTATACAATTTCAACAGCACTGCCTTATCAGAAAAAGAAACATCTGCCATCATCGAAAATGATGTTAAAACAGTTAAAAGTAGAGTTAAAATATTTTTCATAATAATTGGGGTATTACTTATTTGATAGAATAAAAGTACATACAAAGGAGTTTATCAACAAATAAAATCGATGAAATACATCAATTGTAATTATAATGGTATAATATTCCTACAAAAAAATGAATTATTATTAATAAAAAAAATATTACATTTGAAATATCAACTTTAAATATAACTTTATGGAAATTAACTTTTTAGCACTTGTTGTTGCTGCAATTTCAACATTACTAGTCGGTTTTGTATGGTATCATCCAAAAGTTTTTGGAACAATATGGATGAAAGAGTCAGGAATGACCGAAGACAAAATGAAAGGCGGCAATATGGCCTTGATTTTTGGCATGGCCGTTTTTTATGC
The Flavobacterium sp. WC2421 genome window above contains:
- the pstC gene encoding phosphate ABC transporter permease subunit PstC translates to MKNIRLLKDSALSKLFLVLTLLSISTVLFIGLGLFYKSFPLLKTHSLTNLLFSSEWKPFKEAFGFYPFIIGTLWVTAIAICIALPLSILTAIFLSEYAPIKIRKLILPLIELLSGIPPVLFGVWGVLVIVPLIQDKIAPHFITFTTGYSILAGGIVLAIMIFPLIISILIEVFDNVPQELRDASLALGATKWQTTKKVLLRKTSDGIIAGVVLAISRAFGETIAVLMVCGNLAQVPNTVFDSGYPLPALIANNYGEMMSIPMYDSALMFAALLLFVIIFLFNALSRIILFRIEKRTN
- a CDS encoding alpha/beta hydrolase → MGFSAGGHLASTLATHYNEKVYQSTDTTNARPNFSLLIYPVISMNSEITHLGSQTNLLGNQASASSIEKFSNELQVTSETPEAFLVHASDDTVVSAKNSIVYYEALIKHKVPAELHLYEKGGHGFGLGKEHSSKYWTTDCQNWLKEHKYVD
- the pstB gene encoding phosphate ABC transporter ATP-binding protein PstB yields the protein MIIQPHISIQNLNVHIGENHILKNINLDIPDKKVTSLIGPSGCGKTTLLKTMNRLLDRQTDVRVEGKVLVDGENIYDPKIEVTHIRKKMGLLSQRPFPLPMNIYDNIAYGQRIHGNNNKKELDEIVEKQLRAVNLWDEVKDRLKSPATRLSIGQQQRLCLARGLAIEPEIILGDEPTSALDPISTQHIEELFLQLKDKYTIVLVTHILRQARRVSDYIGFVYMGEIIEFGPTEEILLNPKEKLTKDYVKGFLS
- the der gene encoding ribosome biogenesis GTPase Der; translated protein: MNNIVAIVGRPNVGKSTLFNRLIQRREAIVDSVSGVTRDRNYGKSEWNGKEFSVIDTGGYVRGSDDVFEGEIRKQVELAIDEADVIIFVVDVEEGITPMDDAVARLLRKVTKPVLLAVNKVDNAMREKDAIEFYNLGLGEYYTFASISGSGTGDLLDALIEAFPIKPEPTQEEIALPRFAVVGRPNAGKSSFINALIGKDRYIVTDIAGTTRDSIDTKFDRFGFEFNLVDTAGIRRKAKVKEDLEFYSVMRSVRAIEHADICILIIDATRGFEGQDQSIFWLAEKNRKGVVILVNKWDLVEKETMSTRDYEDKIREELMPFTDVPILFVSALTKQRLLKALEATVKVYESRQQRIATSKFNEYMLKVIEAYPPPATKGKYVKIKYCMQLPTPTPQFVFFANMPQYVKEPYKRYLENKIRDNWDFSGVPIDIYIREK
- a CDS encoding SDR family oxidoreductase; amino-acid sequence: MDSINNKVVWITGASSGIGKALAYELSGRNCKLIPSARNIENLERVKSKCANSEVVVLPFDLSDFDNAKKQVANAISFFGKIDILINNGGVSQRSLLVETDFEVDKKLIEVDYLGTVALSKALLPHFIQNQKGHFVTITSLMGKFGSPYRSGYCGAKHALHGFFDVLRMEHEKDNINVTLICPGFIQTNVAINALTGDGTKQNKDDTATLNGMEVSVFAKKLVKAVEANKFEAYIGGKEVLGIYLKRFFPKLLHRFVLKSKVR
- a CDS encoding porin, which codes for MKTKYILLLIITFFSVEIVSAQSSDDLINLLIQKGIVKQTDADSLRAEYAFKQQEVKEKQKLFNVLSSRNITIGGYTQVRYQSLQEPGKPDGFDIRRARFDLKGNFSPEWEYRLQTDFAISTKIIDAYFVYKPFEFLKITGGQFLIPNSLESTTSDNLLETIDRAQISGLTGRNKDAIGDQNGRDIGIQASGSLFKTASNRFLLDYYVAYFDGQGINIAADKNESKDITARIVGHPYSFLDFGISYSNGHDSWTTPARNQDQVRTGADVAVNYNDFSFRAEYLQAQQGTYIVNGVNRDLLKDGWYAQLGYFALPKKLQFVAKYDTFDPTKNNPKNDITSFYTLGANLYPNSFVKFQVNYKHKSEQGYSINKDEVIAQLQLKF
- a CDS encoding PstS family phosphate ABC transporter substrate-binding protein; translated protein: MKTNKITLVAVIILVLANATASKVAAQDLKGNISISGAFALYPITVKWAEEFKKINPNVKIDIQAGGAGKGITDVLSKVTDIGLVSRDLNAAEFKKGAFAIAVTKDAVIPTISATSPYKKVLYEKGVKKEAFNHIFITGKYKTWNNLGFKSEAPIHVYTRSDASGAAETWAKYFNKKQEDLQGVAVFGDPGLAQAVKRDPSGLGFNNIVYIYDTKTNKPTNGVVPVPIDLNNNGKLDPDENFYDDIDQLIAAIVSGKYPSPPARDLYFVTVNKPTNPIVKEFIKYILTDGQKFVQEAGYIKFSKEKIAKELEKVK
- the era gene encoding GTPase Era, coding for MSHKAGFVNIIGNPNVGKSTLMNAFVGERLSIITSKAQTTRHRILGIVNGEDFQMILSDTPGIIKPAYEMQESMMNFVKSAFEDADILIYMVEIGEQDLKDEAFFNKIIHAKIPVLLLLNKIDTSNQEKLEEQVAFWAEKVPNAEIFPISALQNFNVPEVFQRIITLLPESPAYYPKDQLTDKPERFFVNETIREKILLNYSKEIPYAVEIVTEEFFEDENIIRIRSLIMVERETQKGIVIGHKGAALKKVGMDSRADLEKFFGKQIHIELYVKVNKNWRSNANMLKRFGYNQ
- the pstA gene encoding phosphate ABC transporter permease PstA, giving the protein MRKLEENIVKFLMVLSTFIISSTLFLILYTIFSKGIGSLSWDMISKIPEGGFYIGKGGGILNAIIGSIYITIGATFLGLLISIPVVIYINVYANKNSLLANITRLSYDILFGIPSIVYGAFGFAIMVYMGLKTSLIAGIITVTLLIIPILVRAIDEAVRVIPEEMSSAVYSLGGTRYETAKILLRQSIPGIITAILLSFGRAIGDAACVLFTAGFTDSIPTSLDQPAATLPLSIFFQLSSPIQEVQNRAYASAVILTIIVLVISISAKIISKNLSKNKI
- a CDS encoding leucine-rich repeat domain-containing protein codes for the protein MKNILTLLLTVLTSFSMMADVSFSDKAVLLKLYKATNGDNWTTKWDLNTPISTWYGVKLDGDKVIAINLSDNNLVGEIPSEISSLVNLQELNLHKNNISGSIPYALENLKELKVLDLSFNKLTGIIPATICEMNNLKDLELYMNRISGELPSQIGNLKSLETLAVFNNEIEGQIPNSLYEVKTLKVLLLNSNKIVGKLSVNVANLENLENLSLFENNMDGQVPFDLEKLNNLKEMNISYNMFSGLTSRKLAVLDTLNMTMVNDKGVAVLLDVKMDVERPLVSED